Sequence from the Candidatus Binatia bacterium genome:
CAGTTGCGCCCTTATGTCCGGCCTGTTGTGCGGCACTTACCGCTGGCCATCATGGGTGTTCGCTTCCGTGTCAGGCACCAATCTTCGCAGCGTGCTCGGGGCACATGTTTTTTTCCGGTGTTGCCTGAGCTGGGTATCTGGACCGCAGCCTATCCCATCACGCTATTCAGCGCTTCCTGCCGGATCAGCCGGACTTGCGTCCGTCGCCTACCATCGCTCGCCAGAACGTCACGCCGCCGCACCTGTCGTGGCGGCGCCCCGTCCTTTGGCGTGGTAGACCTCTTTGCGCGTCATCAACGCCCATGCGATGCGCGCCATCTTGTTCGCCAGAGCTACAGTCACCAGCCTGAAAGGACGGCGTTCCTGTATCGCTCTGGTCCAAGCTCCAACGGCGCTATTCCATTGTGAGGCTCGGGAGGTCATCGAGGTGGCACCAAGCACAAGCAACCGACGTATCTCCCGGTTGCCCGACTTGGTGATCCGGCCAAGGCGGGTCTTCCCGCCAGTCGAATATTGCCGCGGCACCAGACCGAGCCACGCGGCGAAATGTCGTGCAGTCCTGAATAAGCTGATGTCGACGACCGTCGCCGCGATCAGCGACGCGGTGATCGGCCCCACCCCCGGGATCGTGGCCAGCCGGCGCGCGGTTTCATCGTGGCGCGCGTGCTCGACGATCTCAGCTTCGAAAGCCTTGATGGTTTCAGCCGTTGCCCGACATTGGTCGAGCAACCCAATGAACACCTGACGGGCCTTCTCGGGGAAGGCTTCATCCATATCCACGAGCGCCATGAGCTCATCGAGCTTGCTGATACCTTTGGGAACGGTCAGACCGAATTCCGTCGCTAATCCGCGCATGGCGTTTGCCAGCATCGTCTGCTGCTTTACCAGCAGGGATCGCGCTGAATGCAAAGCCAGGATGCCCTGCTGCTCTAGCTTTTTGACGGGCACGAACTTGATGTCGGGCCGCGACGCGGCCTCGCAGATCGCCGCCGCGTCGGCGGCA
This genomic interval carries:
- a CDS encoding IS110 family transposase, with protein sequence MSISMIGLDTAKSVFQVHAVDKHGKAQMRRKVQRDELIPFFEKQETCTIVMEACGAAHHWARMLTALGHDVKLIAPEAVRPFVKKGKKNDAADAAAICEAASRPDIKFVPVKKLEQQGILALHSARSLLVKQQTMLANAMRGLATEFGLTVPKGISKLDELMALVDMDEAFPEKARQVFIGLLDQCRATAETIKAFEAEIVEHARHDETARRLATIPGVGPITASLIAATVVDISLFRTARHFAAWLGLVPRQYSTGGKTRLGRITKSGNREIRRLLVLGATSMTSRASQWNSAVGAWTRAIQERRPFRLVTVALANKMARIAWALMTRKEVYHAKGRGAATTGAAA